One window of the Bubalus bubalis isolate 160015118507 breed Murrah chromosome 8, NDDB_SH_1, whole genome shotgun sequence genome contains the following:
- the LOC102412102 gene encoding AKT-interacting protein-like — MNPFWSMSTSSVRKRSDGEEKTLTGEVKTSPPRTAPKKQLPSIPKNALPITKPTSPAPATRSTNGTHASYGPFYLEYSLLAEFTLVVKQKLPGVYVQPSYRSALMWFRVIFIRHGLYQDGVFKFTVYIPDNYPDGDCPRLVFDVPVFHPLVDPASGELDVKRAFAKWRRNHNHIWQVLMYARRVFCKIHTASPVNPEAAVLYEKDIQLFKSKVVDSVKVCTARLFDQPKIEDPYAISFSPWNPSVHDEAREKMLTQKKKPEEQHNKSVHVAGLSWVKPGSVQPFSKEEKTVAT; from the coding sequence ATGAACCCTTTCTGGAGCATGTCTACAAGCTCTGTACGCAAACGGTCTGATGGTGAAGAGAAGACATTAACAGGGGAGGTGAAAACCAGTCCTCCACGCACTGCTCCAAAGAAACAGCTGCCTTCTATTCCCAAAAATGCTTTGCCCATAACTAAGCCTACATCTCCTGCCCCAGCAACACGGTCAACAAATGGCACGCATGCTTCCTACGGACCTTTCTACCTGGAGTACTCCCTTCTTGCAGAGTTTACCTTGGTTGTGAAGCAGAAGTTACCAGGTGTCTATGTGCAGCCATCTTATCGATCTGCATTAATGTGGTTTAGAGTAATATTCATACGGCATGGACTTTATCAAGATGGCGTATTTAAGTTTACAGTTTATATCCCTGATAACTACCCAGATGGTGACTGTCCACGTCTGGTGTTCGATGTTCCCGTCTTTCACCCACTAGTGGATCCTGCCTCAGGTGAACTGGATGTGAAGAGAGCGTTTGCAAAATGGAGGCGGAACCATAACCACATTTGGCAAGTACTGATGTACGCAAGGCGAGTCTTCTGCAAGATCCATACGGCAAGCCCCGTGAACCCAGAGGCTGCAGTACTGTACGAGAAAGatattcagctttttaaaagtaaagtggTCGACAGTGTTAAGGTGTGCACTGCTCGCTTGTTTGATCAACCTAAAATAGAAGACCCCTATGCAATTAGCTTTTCTCCATGGAATCCTTCTGTCCATGATGAAGCCAGAGAGAAGATGCTGACTCAGAAAAAGAAGCCTGAAGAACAGCACAATAAAAGTGTTCATGTTGCTGGCCTGTCATGGGTAAAGCCTGGCTCAGTACAACCTTTcagtaaagaagagaaaacagtagCGACTTAA